GCGACCAGATTCTCTCGGTGCCCTACCCGCTGGCCACCCCGGAGGACCTGGCCGAGACCGTCCGGCTGGTGACCGACACCGGCGCGCGCATCGTCGCCCGGCAGGCCGACGTCCGTGATCAGCAGGCGTTGGCCGAGGCGGTGCGCGCCGGTGTCGCCGAGCTCGGCCGGCTCGACATCGTGGTCGCCAACGCCGGGATCGCGCCGATGAAGGCCGGCGCCGACGGCTGGCGCGACGTGATCGACGTCAACCTCACCGGCGTGCACAACACCGTGGAGGTGACCGCCCCGACGCTGATCGAGCAGGGCGAGGGCGGCTCCATCGTGCTCACCAGTTCGGTGGCCGGACTGGTCGGGGTGGGCAGTGCCGATCCGGGTGCGGTGGGCTACGTGGCGGCCAAACACGGCATCGTCGGGCTGATGCGCGTCTACGCCAATCTGCTGGCCCCGCACAACATCCGGGTCAACTCGGTGCACCCGTGCGGAGTCGACACCCCGATGGTCAACAACCAGGCCACCCGGGAGTGGCTGGCCGAGATCGCCGCGGCGGGCGCGCAGGACATGGGCAACGCGCTGCCGGTGGGGGTGATCCAGCCCGAGGACGTGGCGAACGCGGTGGCGTGGCTGGTGTCGGATCAGGCGCGCTACGTCACCGGGGTGACGCTGCCGGTGGACGCCGGCGCTGTGGTCAAGCGATAGCGGGTCCGAGCCTCAGATCTCGATCACGGTGGGCACGATCATCGGCTGGCGGCGATAGGTTTCGCCGACCCATTTGCCGACCACCCGCCGCACCGCCTGGGCGATGCGGGTGACCTCGGTGACGTTGTTGGCGGCCAGGTTCTCCAGTTCGCGCTCGACCTTGCGGGCGACCGGTTCCAGCGCCTTGGGGTCCTCGGAGAACCCGCGGGAGAACAGCACCGGCGGACCGGCCGCGCGTCCGGTGCCGCGGTGCACGACCACCGTCACCGCGACGAAGCCCGACGACAGGATCAGCCGCTCCCCCAGCGTCGACTCGCCGACGTCGCCGGTGATCAGGCCGTCGACGAACATCTTGCCGGTCGACACCGCCCCGGCGATCGACGCCCGCCCGTCGACCAGGTCCACGCTGACCCCGTTCTCGGCCAGCACGATCCGGTCCGGCGCCACCCCGGTGCGCTGCGCCAGGGCGGCGTTGGCGCGCAGCATCCGCCAGGTGCCGTGCACCGGCATGACGTTGCGCGGCCGCACCGCGTTGTACAGGAACAGCAGCTCGCCGGCGTAGGCGTGCCCCGAGACATGCACCCGCACCTGCTGATTGGTCACCACCCGGGCACCGATCTTGGCGAGCGCGTCGATCACCCCGTAGACCGCCTCCTCGTTGCCCGGGATCAGCGACGCCGACAGGATGACCAGGTCCCCGGAGGTCAGCGTGATGCTGCGGTGCTCACCACGCGACATCCGTGACAGCGCCGACATCGGCTCCCCCTGGGTGCCGGTGGTGATGAGCACCACCTGGTCCGGCGGCATCATCTCGGCCGCGCCGATGTCGAGCAGGTCCTTGTCCTCGACGCGCAGATAGCCCAGGTCGCGGGCGATGCCCATGTTGCGCACCATGGAGCGCCCGACGAAGGCCACCCGCCGGCCCAGCGAGACCGCGGCGTCGATGATCTGCTGCACCCGGTCGACGTTGGAGGCGAAGCAGGCCACGATGACACGGCCCTCGGCGCCGCGGATGAGCCGGTGCAGCGTGGGACCGACCTCGCTCTCGGACGGGCCGACGCCGGGGATCTCGGAGTTCGTCGAGTCGCACAGCAGCAGGTCGACCCCGGCGTCGCCGAGCCGCGACAGGCCCGGCAGATCGGTGGGTTTGTCGTCGAGCGGCAACTGATCGAGCTTGATGTCGCCGGTGTGCAGGACCGTGCCCGCGCGGGTGTGGATGGCGATCGCCAGACAGCCCGGGATCGAGTGGTTGACGTGGAAGTACTCGCACTCGAACGGCCCGTGCGTGCTGCTCTGCCCCGCTGCGACCTCCTGGATCACCGGCTTGATGCGGTGTTCCCGGCACTTCTCGGCGACCAGGGCCAGGGTGAACTTCGACCCGAGGATCGGGATGTCGGGACGCAGCTTGAGCAGGAACGGGATGGCACCGATGTGGTCCTCGTGGGCGTGGGTGAGCACCAGCGCCTCGATGTCGTCGAGCCGGTCCTCGATGAGCCGGAAATCCGGCAGGATCAGGTCCACGCCCGGTTCGTCGTGGGTCGGGAACAACACCCCGCAGTCGACGATCAGCAGCCGGCCCTGATGCTCGAAAACGGTCATGTTGCGACCGATTTCGCTGATGCCGCCCAGCGCGGTGATCCGCAGTCCGCCCGGGGCCAGGGGCCCCGGTGGGGTGAGCTCTCCGTTCACTACCGCAGCACCGCGGCGGCCCGCATGTCGGCCGCCAACGCCTCGACCTGTTCGGGAGTGGCCGGCAACTGCGGCAGCCGCGGGTCACCGGCGTCGAAACCCAGCAGCCGCAGACCGGCCTTGGCCATCGTCACCCCGCCCAGCCGGGACTGCGCCGCGGCCAGCGGGCTCAACGTCTGGTTGATCTTGCGGGCCCGCGCGACGTCACCGGAGTTGAACGCCGACAACAGCTCCCGCAGCTGCGGCGCGGCGACATGGCCCCATACGCTGATGAAGCCCACCGCCCCCATCGCCAGCCACGGCAGGTTCAGCGCGTCGTCGCCGGAGTAGTACGCCAGCCCGGTCTCGGCGATCATCTGCCCGCCGCCGTGCAGGTCGCCCTTGGCGTCCTTGACCGCGACGATGTTGGGGTGCTGCGCGAGCTTGCGCAGCGTGTCCCATTCGATCGGGATGACCGACCGGGGCGGGATGTCGTAGAGCACCACGGGTAGGTCGGTGGCGTCGGCGACCGCGGTGAAGTGCGCCAGCAGCCCGGCCTGCGACGGGCGCGAGTAGTAGGGGGTCACCACCAGCAGACCGTGCGCCCCCTCGGCAGCGGCGGCCTTGGCGCTGTGGACGGTGTGGGCGGTGTCGTAGGTGCCGACGCCCGCGATGATCCGGGCGCGATCGCCGACCGCCTCGAGCACCGCGCGCAGCAGCGCGATCTTCTCCTCGTCGGTGGTCGTCGGCGATTCACCGGTGGTGCCGGAGACCACCAACCCGTCGCAGCCGGCGTCGACCAGGCGGGTGGCCAGGCGGGCGGCGGCGGTGGTGTCGAGGGCACCGTCGGAACTGAAAGGCGTCACCATCGCGGTCAGCACGGTGCCCAACCGGGCTGTCACGTCGATACCGCTGGTGCTCACGGGCCACAAGATTACTCGCTCCGGTTCAGGCTTCGGTGGCCAGCGGGCTGGTTGCCACTTCGGTGCCGTCCGCCAGGGTGGCGATCTGGAAGTCGGAGAACACGTGCGGGGCCACGTCGATGAGCCGGCGCAGGCAGGCGATGGCCAGCCGGCGGATCTCGATATCGGCCTGCTCGCTGGCCCGGGTGGCGATGAAGTGGCGCCAGGCCCGGTAGTTGCCGGTGACCACGATCCGGGTCTCGGTGGCGTTGGGCAGCACCGCCCGGGCGGCCTGGCGCGCCTGTTTGCGGCGCAGCACGGCGTTGGGCTGGTCGGCCAGCTTGGCCTCCAGCCGGTCCAGCAGCCGCCGGTAGGCCTCGTGGCCGGCGTCGGCGGCGGCCTTGAGGATTTCCTGGGCCTCGGGGTCGTCCTCCAGGCCCGGCGGCACCACCACCCGCGCGTCGGGCTCGGGGACGAACCGCTGCGACAGCTGCGAATAGGAGAAATGCCGGTGGCGGACCAGCTCGTGGGTGCACGAGCGGGAGACCCCGGTGATGTAGAACGACACCGACGCGTGCTCGAGCACCGACAGGTGTCCGACGTCGATGATGTGGCGGATGTAGGAGGCGTTGGTGGCGGTGCGCGGGTTGGGTTTGTCCCAGCTCTCGTAGCAGGCGCGGCCGGCGAACTCCACCAGCGCCTGACCGCCGTCGGCGTCGGTGCTCCACGGCACGTCCGGCGGCGCCAGGAACTCGGTCTTGGCGATCAGCTGCACACGAAGCGGCGCGGTCTCGGCCACCGCCTCACCCTAACCAGTCGGAACCGTCCGCGATCGTGGTGGGCACCCCGGCCCGCCCGCGCGTCCGCCCCGGTCAGCCCGACACCGCCGGTTGGGCACCCTGGCCCGGCGAATCCGGCCGCGGACCGGCCCGACGCACTAGATTCGGGGGTGGAAGGGACGGTCGATGCTCGAGACCCTGCGCGCGCTGCGCGACTTCCTGGAGACGCAGCGCACGGTCACCGCCTCGGCGCTGGGCGACCAACCGATGGGCGTCGCCTCGTGCGCGGTGCTCGACGACCTGCTCGCCCGCATCCGGTCGGTGACCGATTGCATCCCCGCCGACGCCACCATGACGCTCAGCGTGCTCGACGAGGTCGGGGCGCAGGCGGCCACCACGCTCACCGAGGTGGCTGACGTGCTCGACGAACTCGTCACCCTGACCGAGGAGGGCATCGCGGCCGCCGAACAGCGCCGGCAGCCGTTCATCGAGCTGCTGCGGGCGGTCGAGGCGCAGGGCTTCACCATCGATCTGGCGACGCTGACCGATGTCAGCGACAGCTGGGACTGGTCGAAGGTCGACGATCTCGACGACCCGGCGCTTCGGATACAACTGGAGGCCGAGCGGATCGCCCGCGCCGAACAGGCGGCGATCTATGCGCGCCGACTGCGGGAACTCAACGCCGATATCGAAAGCGTCGAGGCCGATTACGCCGCGCGGATCCGCCGGCTGACCACCGCGCGCTGACCTCTGCGGTCATATCCGTTGGCGCGCTTTGTTTTCCCCTCCCGGGGCGGATAGGGCGACCGAACTCGTCACAGCATGTCGTCGTCGAGGGCGGCGGGGATGCGGGGACCACCGTCGATGGCCAATGTCTGACCGGTGATCCACGCACTCATCGGGCTCACCAGGAACAACACCCCGTAAGCGATGTCGTCGGGCCGGCCCACCCGGCGCAGCGGGACCTCCCGTCCCATCGACTCCGCGGTGGCGCCGAACCGCGCCCACGACCGCAACGCTCCCTCGGTGGCCACGCTGCCGACCGCAATCGCATTGCACCGCACATCTTTCGGCCCCCATTCGGCCGCGGCCACCCGGGTGAGCATCTGCAGACCGGCCTTGGCCGATGCGTACGCCGCTCCTCCCTTCACCCCGAGCACACCGGCGGCCGAGGAGATGTTGACGATCGCCGCGCCCGGCGCCTCGGCAAGATGCGGGAGAGCCGCGCGCATGCACAGATAGGCCGAATCGAGGTTCAGCGCAACGGTATTGCGCCAGCGATCCGGCGGTGTGTCCATGAGCGGGTACATGTAGGCGCCGCGACCCGGCCGGTCAGATCGAGCAGGGCGCCCGGATCCGACCCCTGCGACGCGTCGCTGTCGGTGGTGGGGGCCATAGCCACCCGTCGTACCACAATCTTCAGACCACGGTCCGCAGAACGTCGACGAGATCGCCGCGCTCGCCCACCGTCACGCGGCCGACACCGAGCCAGGTCGCCATCGAACGCAACTGTTCGGCCAGCGCCGCCGCCACCCAGGTGGGCTGCTGCTCCGGTTCGACGAAGGCACCGACGACGTGCAGAGCGGAATCGGTGCGTTTGAGGTCCACGCGGGCCACCAGCCGGCCGTCGAGCAGAAACGGCCACACGTAGTAGCCGAACCGGCGCCGGGACGCCGGGGTGTAGATCTCCAGGCGGTAGACGAAGTCGAACAGCCGCTGCACCCGGGGCCGGAAGAAGATCAGCGGGTCGAACGGGCACAGCAACGCGGTGCCCCGATCCTGTCGCGGAATCTGTTGTCCGGCACGCAGATACGCGGGTGCATCCCAGCCCTCGACCTCGACCGGTTCCAGCTCGCCGGCGGCCACCAGCGCAGCAATCGCCGGCTTGGCCCGCGCGGCCGACAGCCGGAAGTAGTCGCGCAGATCGGCTTCGGTCGCCACTCCGAGCGCGCCGGCCGAACGCAGGAGCAGTTCGCGGATCGCCTGCTCGTCGTCGACCTGCCGCGCCACCACCTCCGGCGGCAGCGCGCGTTCGGTGAGGTCGTAGTGGCGGGCGAAGCCGATCCGGGTCGCGGTCGTGAACACCCCGGAGGCGAACAGCGCCTCGGTCACCCACTTGGTGTCGCTGCGGTTCCACCAGGCGCCCTTGGTGCGCCGCGTCCGGGTGCCCAGATACTCCTCGATCTGCCCCGCGGTCGCCGGGCCGATCTCGGTCACCGCGGCGATCACCGCGTCGACGAGACCGGGGTTCTTCTTGACGATGTGCGTCCCCCACCGGCCGTGGGTGTACTCCCGCATCCGCCAGCGCAGCAGCGGCCAGTCCTCGACGGCCATCAGCGCCGCCTCGTGCGCCCAGTACTCGACCAGCAGCCGGGGTGCGCGCCGGCTGTGGTCCCAGGCGGCCCGGTCGAGCACCTCACGGTCGTAGGGCCCGAGCCGGCTGAACACCGGCGCGTAGTGCGCCCGCACCGCGACCGAGACCGAGTCCAGTTGCAGCACCTGGATGCGTTCGATCAGCCGGCGCAGGTGTGCCCGGGTGATCCGGCCGTGCGGTCTCGGCTGGGTGAAACCCTGTGCAGCCACCGCGATACGCCGGGCCTGTGCCGACGTCAGCCTGGCCACCTCAGCTCCTGGTGTAGTGGTGATACCGGTAGCGCAGACCCGTGCTGCTGGTGAGCCACTCCCCCACGGTGCCCGCCCAGGATTCGTCGAGCACCGGCGCCAGCGCGTCGCCCTCGGCGCGCCGCAGGTCGATCTCGACCTCGGTGACCTCGCACCGGGTCGCCGTCGGCAGCGCCAGACCGTAGATCTCCGCCCCGCCGATCACCCAGATCTCGCCGTCACCGCGCAGCGCGTCGGCCAGGGTGTGCACCACCTGCGCGCCCTCGGCGCGGTAGTCGGGTCGGCGGGAAAGCACCACGTTGTGCCGGGCGGGCAGCGGCCGCACCGACGCCGGCAGCGACTCCCAGGTGCGCCGGCCCATCACCACGGTGTGACCCAGGGTGATCTGTTTGAACCGGGCCAGGTCCTCGGGCAGCCGCCACGGGATCACGCCGTCGCGTCCGATCACCCCGGAGGTGGACTGGGCCCAGATCAGCCCCACCGCGCCGCGCTCGGCGGCCGGGTCGGCTCCCGTCATACCGCAACCGGCGCCTTGATCGCCGGATGCGGGTCGTAGTTGCGGATCTGGATGTCCTCGTAGGTGTAATCGAAGATCGAATCACGGTGTGCGAGAACCAGTTCCGGATACGGACGGGGCTCGCGCGACAGCTGCAGCCGGACCTGTTCGAGGTGGTTCTCGTAGATGTGGCAGTCGCCGCCGGTCCAGATGAACTCCCCCACCCCGAGCCCGGCCTGGGCGGCCATCATGTGGGTCAGCAGGGCGTAGCTGGCGATGTTGAACGGCACCCCGAGGAACAGGTCGGCACTGCGCTGATACAGCTGGCAGCTCAACCGCCCGTCGGCGACGTAGAACTGGAACAGCGCATGGCACGGCGCCAGCGCCATCTTGTCCAGGTCGGCGACGTTCCAGGCCGAGACGATGATCCGGCGCGAGTTCGGGTCGGTACGCAGCAGCTCCAGCGCCCGGCTGATCTGGTCGATGTGCTCCCCGGTCGGGGTGGGCCAGGACCGCCACTGCACGCCGTACACCGGCCCGAGGTCACCGTTCTCGTCGGCCCACTCGTCCCAGATCGTCACCCCGTGCTCCTGCAGCCACCGCACGTTCGAGTCGCCGCGCAGGAACCACAGCAGCTCGTAGATCACCGATTTGACGTGCACCTTCTTGGTGGTGATCAGCGGGAACCCGGCGGTGAGGTCGAACCGCATCTGGTGGCCGAACAGGCTGCGGGTCCCGGTACCGGTGCGGTCGGACTTCGGGGTGCCGCGTTCGAGCACCAGGCGCAGCAGATCCTCGTACGGCGTGGCGATCGGCACGATCGTCAGCTTACGTCGCAGCCGGTGGAGTAGAACGAAAGGCATGCCCAAGATTCGACGGATCAGCGACACCATCACCACCCCGGACGGCGAATGCCGGGTCACCCTGCACGTCCCCGACAGCGACGGGTCGTTCCCCGGCGTGGTCATGTACCCCGACGCCGGTGGTGCCCGCCCGACGTTCGACGAGATGGGCGACAAGCTGGCCGGTTACGGCTACGCGGTGCTGGTGCCCGATGTGTACTACCGGGAGAAGGACTGGCAGCCGTTCGACATGGCGACGGTGTTCACCAACCCGTCCGAGCGTGAGCGCATCTTCGCGATGATCGCCAAGGTCACCCCGGACTTCATGGCCGCCGACGCCGCGGCGTTCTTCGACTACCTCGCCGGCCGGCCGGAGGTCCGCGGCGAGCGGTTCGGCACCACCGGCTACTGCATGGGTGGGCGCACCTCGCTGATCGTCGCGGGCCGGGTGCCCGAGCGGGTGGCGGCGGCGATGTCGTTCCACGGCGGTGGGCTGGCCTCCGACGACCCGGGCAGCCCGCATCTGCTGGCCGACCGGATTCAGGCCGCTGTCTACGTCGGCGCCGCCGAGAACGACCCGTCGTTCACCACGGAGGCGGCCGAGACCCTGGACAAGGCGCTGACCGCGGCGGGCGTGGAGCACACCATCGAGTGGTACTCGGCCGCGCACGGGTTCGCGGTGCCCGACAACGCGCCGTACGACGCGGCTGCCGCCGAACGGCACTGGCAGGCCACCGCGGCGTTCTTCGGCAAACATCTGCGCTGAATCACCTGCGCCCGGGTCGGCCGGTGGGTGACCATGGACGGATGGATGGCCAGGTCACCCGGGCCCCGTCCGGGTGCAGCGACGCCGGGTCGCGCATCGACCCGGTGCTGGCGCGCAGTTGGTTGCTGGTCAACGGCGCCCACTACGAGCGGTTCGCCCCCGCCGTCGCGTCCGAGGCGGACATCGTGGTGCTCGACATCGAGGACTCGGTGGCGCCCAAGGACAAGGACGCGGCGCGCGAGAACGTCGCCCGGTGGCTGGCCGCCGGCAACACCGACTGGGTGCGCATCAACGGCTTCGGAACCCCGTGGTGGGCCGACGACCTGGAGATGCTCGCCGGAACCCCGGTCGGCGGGGTGATGCTGGCCATGGTCGAGTCGGTCGACCACGTCACCGAGACCGCCCGCCGCCTGCCCGGCGCCCGGATCGTCGCGCTGGTGGAGACCGCCCGCGGGCTGGAGCGCATCACCGAGATCGCCGCCGCCAAGGGCACGTTCCGGCTGGCGTTCGGGATCGGTGACTTCCGGCGCGACACCGGGTTCGGGGAGAGCCCGTTGACGCTGGCCTACGCTCGGTCACGGTTCACGATCGCGGCCAAGGCCGCCCACCTGCCCAGCGCCATCGACGGCCCGACCGTCGGCACCAACGCGCTCAAGCTCAGCGAGGCGACCGCGGTGAGCGCCGAGTTCGGGATGACCGGCAAGATCTGCCTGACCCCGGACCAGTGCCCGACGGTCAACGCCGGACTCTCCCCCTCACAGGAGGAAATCGCCTGGGCGAAGGAGTTTCTCCTCGAGTTCGAACGCGACGGCAGCGAGATCCGCAACGGTTCGGACCTGCCGCGGATCGCCCGCGCCACCAAGATCCTGGAACTGGCCCGCGCGTACGGCATCGAGGTCTCGGAGTTCGACGACATCGACGACCCCGCGCACCTGCCGGCGCCGTCGGACACCTACCACTATTAGAACCCGCCATTAGAACCCACCATTAGAACCCCACCATTGGAACAGGGCGCGGTCAGGGGCTGTCGGCGTCGCGCGACCCCCGCACCGAGCGCAGCACCCCGCGGGCGGCGTAGACGCCGGCGACGACGCACAGCAGGATCAGCACGACGAACATGACCAGCCAGTTGCTGCGGTCATGGGGGACGTTCCACCACACGACGGTGAACAGCACCGCGCAGACGAACACCACGATGTCGCGCCAGTTGCCCTGGTACGACATCGCAGCCCGGCGCAGTTCGCGGGTGCGTTCGGTGGTGGTGATCAGATCGTCGATGCGGGCGTTGATGCTCGCGGCCAGCCGCGCCTTCAACTCGGGTTGATCGTCGGGGATCCGTTCGAGCAGATCCATGTCCTTGGCGATCATGCCGCGGAAGTCCGGTCCCCGCAGATTGCCCGCGGCCAGCCCCAACAGCGCGCCGCCGGCGACCGGCGCGGCCCCCAGAGCGATCTCAGCGAATCCCGGCATGGTCCAGTTCTACCGTGCCGCGGTGTCGCCGCGAGTAATTTTCGGTTCCGTCGAACATCACATCAGCTGCGCGGCCACCGTGGCGCCGAGCTCCCAGCAGGCCTGCAGATCCTCCTTGCTCGGTTTGCCCGACACCACAACGTATTCGGCGGCCTTGACCCAGCCCAGCCCGGCGGTGATCGAGGTGACCGCGCGTTCGGCGCCCTCGGTGCCCTCGTTGCCATGCAGGTACAACCCGAAGGGACGGCCCCGGGTGGCGTCCAGACACGGGTAGTAGATGACGTCGAACGCGTGCTTGAGCGCACCGCTGATGTAGCCCAGGTTCGCCGGGCTGCCCAGCAGGTACCCGTCGGCGGCGAGCACATCCGCCGGCGAGACCGACAGCGCCGGCCGGCGCACCA
The window above is part of the Mycolicibacterium hassiacum DSM 44199 genome. Proteins encoded here:
- a CDS encoding mycofactocin-coupled SDR family oxidoreductase, with protein sequence MSPLAGKVAVITGAARGQGRAEAVRLAADGADIIAIDICDQILSVPYPLATPEDLAETVRLVTDTGARIVARQADVRDQQALAEAVRAGVAELGRLDIVVANAGIAPMKAGADGWRDVIDVNLTGVHNTVEVTAPTLIEQGEGGSIVLTSSVAGLVGVGSADPGAVGYVAAKHGIVGLMRVYANLLAPHNIRVNSVHPCGVDTPMVNNQATREWLAEIAAAGAQDMGNALPVGVIQPEDVANAVAWLVSDQARYVTGVTLPVDAGAVVKR
- a CDS encoding ribonuclease J — translated: MNGELTPPGPLAPGGLRITALGGISEIGRNMTVFEHQGRLLIVDCGVLFPTHDEPGVDLILPDFRLIEDRLDDIEALVLTHAHEDHIGAIPFLLKLRPDIPILGSKFTLALVAEKCREHRIKPVIQEVAAGQSSTHGPFECEYFHVNHSIPGCLAIAIHTRAGTVLHTGDIKLDQLPLDDKPTDLPGLSRLGDAGVDLLLCDSTNSEIPGVGPSESEVGPTLHRLIRGAEGRVIVACFASNVDRVQQIIDAAVSLGRRVAFVGRSMVRNMGIARDLGYLRVEDKDLLDIGAAEMMPPDQVVLITTGTQGEPMSALSRMSRGEHRSITLTSGDLVILSASLIPGNEEAVYGVIDALAKIGARVVTNQQVRVHVSGHAYAGELLFLYNAVRPRNVMPVHGTWRMLRANAALAQRTGVAPDRIVLAENGVSVDLVDGRASIAGAVSTGKMFVDGLITGDVGESTLGERLILSSGFVAVTVVVHRGTGRAAGPPVLFSRGFSEDPKALEPVARKVERELENLAANNVTEVTRIAQAVRRVVGKWVGETYRRQPMIVPTVIEI
- the dapA gene encoding 4-hydroxy-tetrahydrodipicolinate synthase; translated protein: MVTPFSSDGALDTTAAARLATRLVDAGCDGLVVSGTTGESPTTTDEEKIALLRAVLEAVGDRARIIAGVGTYDTAHTVHSAKAAAAEGAHGLLVVTPYYSRPSQAGLLAHFTAVADATDLPVVLYDIPPRSVIPIEWDTLRKLAQHPNIVAVKDAKGDLHGGGQMIAETGLAYYSGDDALNLPWLAMGAVGFISVWGHVAAPQLRELLSAFNSGDVARARKINQTLSPLAAAQSRLGGVTMAKAGLRLLGFDAGDPRLPQLPATPEQVEALAADMRAAAVLR
- the thyX gene encoding FAD-dependent thymidylate synthase yields the protein MAETAPLRVQLIAKTEFLAPPDVPWSTDADGGQALVEFAGRACYESWDKPNPRTATNASYIRHIIDVGHLSVLEHASVSFYITGVSRSCTHELVRHRHFSYSQLSQRFVPEPDARVVVPPGLEDDPEAQEILKAAADAGHEAYRRLLDRLEAKLADQPNAVLRRKQARQAARAVLPNATETRIVVTGNYRAWRHFIATRASEQADIEIRRLAIACLRRLIDVAPHVFSDFQIATLADGTEVATSPLATEA
- a CDS encoding SDR family NAD(P)-dependent oxidoreductase — protein: MDTPPDRWRNTVALNLDSAYLCMRAALPHLAEAPGAAIVNISSAAGVLGVKGGAAYASAKAGLQMLTRVAAAEWGPKDVRCNAIAVGSVATEGALRSWARFGATAESMGREVPLRRVGRPDDIAYGVLFLVSPMSAWITGQTLAIDGGPRIPAALDDDML
- a CDS encoding winged helix-turn-helix domain-containing protein, whose translation is MARLTSAQARRIAVAAQGFTQPRPHGRITRAHLRRLIERIQVLQLDSVSVAVRAHYAPVFSRLGPYDREVLDRAAWDHSRRAPRLLVEYWAHEAALMAVEDWPLLRWRMREYTHGRWGTHIVKKNPGLVDAVIAAVTEIGPATAGQIEEYLGTRTRRTKGAWWNRSDTKWVTEALFASGVFTTATRIGFARHYDLTERALPPEVVARQVDDEQAIRELLLRSAGALGVATEADLRDYFRLSAARAKPAIAALVAAGELEPVEVEGWDAPAYLRAGQQIPRQDRGTALLCPFDPLIFFRPRVQRLFDFVYRLEIYTPASRRRFGYYVWPFLLDGRLVARVDLKRTDSALHVVGAFVEPEQQPTWVAAALAEQLRSMATWLGVGRVTVGERGDLVDVLRTVV
- a CDS encoding dihydrofolate reductase encodes the protein MTGADPAAERGAVGLIWAQSTSGVIGRDGVIPWRLPEDLARFKQITLGHTVVMGRRTWESLPASVRPLPARHNVVLSRRPDYRAEGAQVVHTLADALRGDGEIWVIGGAEIYGLALPTATRCEVTEVEIDLRRAEGDALAPVLDESWAGTVGEWLTSSTGLRYRYHHYTRS
- a CDS encoding thymidylate synthase, with translation MPIATPYEDLLRLVLERGTPKSDRTGTGTRSLFGHQMRFDLTAGFPLITTKKVHVKSVIYELLWFLRGDSNVRWLQEHGVTIWDEWADENGDLGPVYGVQWRSWPTPTGEHIDQISRALELLRTDPNSRRIIVSAWNVADLDKMALAPCHALFQFYVADGRLSCQLYQRSADLFLGVPFNIASYALLTHMMAAQAGLGVGEFIWTGGDCHIYENHLEQVRLQLSREPRPYPELVLAHRDSIFDYTYEDIQIRNYDPHPAIKAPVAV
- a CDS encoding alpha/beta fold hydrolase: MPKIRRISDTITTPDGECRVTLHVPDSDGSFPGVVMYPDAGGARPTFDEMGDKLAGYGYAVLVPDVYYREKDWQPFDMATVFTNPSERERIFAMIAKVTPDFMAADAAAFFDYLAGRPEVRGERFGTTGYCMGGRTSLIVAGRVPERVAAAMSFHGGGLASDDPGSPHLLADRIQAAVYVGAAENDPSFTTEAAETLDKALTAAGVEHTIEWYSAAHGFAVPDNAPYDAAAAERHWQATAAFFGKHLR
- a CDS encoding HpcH/HpaI aldolase/citrate lyase family protein, with product MDGQVTRAPSGCSDAGSRIDPVLARSWLLVNGAHYERFAPAVASEADIVVLDIEDSVAPKDKDAARENVARWLAAGNTDWVRINGFGTPWWADDLEMLAGTPVGGVMLAMVESVDHVTETARRLPGARIVALVETARGLERITEIAAAKGTFRLAFGIGDFRRDTGFGESPLTLAYARSRFTIAAKAAHLPSAIDGPTVGTNALKLSEATAVSAEFGMTGKICLTPDQCPTVNAGLSPSQEEIAWAKEFLLEFERDGSEIRNGSDLPRIARATKILELARAYGIEVSEFDDIDDPAHLPAPSDTYHY
- a CDS encoding flavodoxin family protein; translation: MNKTLLIIHHTPSPHCQEMFEAVLSGATDPEIEGVAVVRRPALSVSPADVLAADGYLLGSPANLGYISGALKHAFDVIYYPCLDATRGRPFGLYLHGNEGTEGAERAVTSITAGLGWVKAAEYVVVSGKPSKEDLQACWELGATVAAQLM